One window of Cygnus atratus isolate AKBS03 ecotype Queensland, Australia chromosome 17, CAtr_DNAZoo_HiC_assembly, whole genome shotgun sequence genomic DNA carries:
- the RAD9B gene encoding cell cycle checkpoint control protein RAD9B isoform X3, with the protein MRGVLGGAPLRVFGKAIHAIARISDEFCFDPLEKGLALRSVNSSRSAYAYIFFSSMFFQHYCWTAVSQPCQKEKQLSLPCKLFIKSVLPVFRCVNVLERNVEKCSIYTNTNEHHITFQLLCRNGIIKTYNLTFQECDPLQAVFAKHMCPNILKVHSRLLADIMIHFPTSQEEVTLSVTPMKVCFRSYAEEDADFSKTMLTEIQLNPDEFDYFQVGVDSEVTFCLKELRGLLAFSEATHGPVSIHFDISGKPVAFSIEDMVLEASFILATLSDIDNGTASQEPTCCSRIPESSKAYMGKSENSSMDKDCNAEAVASKKPRQNENEQNPEPAAPASPVAKQNTWNSGNVLKHLEGTAMPEPDDQAVLEAESREAHYHKFQFLFFGAVSPKKDAINHTSHSLATASDTEEDFGNMQSSQVL; encoded by the exons ATGAGGGGGGTGCTCGGGGGGGCTCCCCTCAGAG taTTTGGAAAAGCAATACACGCCATAGCACGTATTAGCGATGAGTTTTGCTTTGACCCCTTAGAAAAAGGT cttgcCTTAAGATCAGTGAATTCTTCAAGGTCAGCGTATGCGTACATCTTCTTCTCATCTATGTTTTTTCAACATTACTGTTGGACAGCTGTGTCTCAGccatgtcagaaagaaaaacagttatcACTTCCATGTAAATTATTCATTAAG tcaGTTCTTCCTGTGTTTAGATGTGTAAATGTGCTGGAAAGGAATGTagagaaatgcagcatttaTACAAATACTAATGAGCATCACAtaacttttcagcttctctgcagaaatG gtattataaaaacatataatCTGACTTTCCAAGAATGTGATCCACTGCAGGCTGTTTTTGCAAAGCACATGTGTCCAAACATACTTAAAGTCCACTCCAG gCTGCTGGCTGATATAATGATCCACTTTCCAACCAGTCAAGAAGAAGTAACTTTATCAGTTACTCCAATGAAGGTTTGTTTCAGGAGTTACGCTGAGGAAGACGCTG ACTTTTCAAAGACAATGCTTACTGAAATACAGCTAAATCCAGATGAATTTGACTACTTCCAAGTTGGAGTAGATTCTGAAGTGACGTTTTGCCTTAAAGAATTGAGG GGACTACTGGCATTTTCCGAAGCTACCCACGGTCCTGTCTCAATCCATTTTGACATATCTGGGAA ACCAGTTGCTTTCAGCATTGAAGACATGGTGCTGGAAGCCAGCTTTATTTTGGCTACGTTGTCTGACATCGACAACGGGACAGCTTCCCAGGAGCCCACATGCTGTTCACGGATTCCAGAAAG CTCAAAGGCGTACATGGGCAAATCCGAAAACTCCTCCATGGATAAGGACTGTAATGCAGAAGCAGTTGCTTCCAAAAAGCCACGGCAGAATGAAAACGAACAGAACCCAGAGCCAGCGGCACCTGCAAGTCCTGTGGCAAAACAGAATACGTGGAACTCGGGGAACGTTTTGAAACATCTTGAGGGAACAGCCATGCCCGAGCCAGATGACCAAGCAGTGCTGGAAGCAGAGTCAAGAGAAGCTCATTATCACAAG tttcagttcTTGTTCTTTGGAGCAGTTTCTCCTAAGAAGGATGCCATCAATCACACCTCCCATAGTTTAGCAACAGCTAGTGACACTGAAGAGGATTTTGGCAACATGCAGAGCTCGCAAGTTCTCTAG
- the RAD9B gene encoding cell cycle checkpoint control protein RAD9B isoform X1 produces MHVALFCFVLFFFLLVFGKAIHAIARISDEFCFDPLEKGLALRSVNSSRSAYAYIFFSSMFFQHYCWTAVSQPCQKEKQLSLPCKLFIKSVLPVFRCVNVLERNVEKCSIYTNTNEHHITFQLLCRNGIIKTYNLTFQECDPLQAVFAKHMCPNILKVHSRLLADIMIHFPTSQEEVTLSVTPMKVCFRSYAEEDADFSKTMLTEIQLNPDEFDYFQVGVDSEVTFCLKELRGLLAFSEATHGPVSIHFDISGKPVAFSIEDMVLEASFILATLSDIDNGTASQEPTCCSRIPESSKAYMGKSENSSMDKDCNAEAVASKKPRQNENEQNPEPAAPASPVAKQNTWNSGNVLKHLEGTAMPEPDDQAVLEAESREAHYHKFQFLFFGAVSPKKDAINHTSHSLATASDTEEDFGNMQSSQVL; encoded by the exons ATGCACGttgcactgttttgttttgttttgttttttttcctgttagtaTTTGGAAAAGCAATACACGCCATAGCACGTATTAGCGATGAGTTTTGCTTTGACCCCTTAGAAAAAGGT cttgcCTTAAGATCAGTGAATTCTTCAAGGTCAGCGTATGCGTACATCTTCTTCTCATCTATGTTTTTTCAACATTACTGTTGGACAGCTGTGTCTCAGccatgtcagaaagaaaaacagttatcACTTCCATGTAAATTATTCATTAAG tcaGTTCTTCCTGTGTTTAGATGTGTAAATGTGCTGGAAAGGAATGTagagaaatgcagcatttaTACAAATACTAATGAGCATCACAtaacttttcagcttctctgcagaaatG gtattataaaaacatataatCTGACTTTCCAAGAATGTGATCCACTGCAGGCTGTTTTTGCAAAGCACATGTGTCCAAACATACTTAAAGTCCACTCCAG gCTGCTGGCTGATATAATGATCCACTTTCCAACCAGTCAAGAAGAAGTAACTTTATCAGTTACTCCAATGAAGGTTTGTTTCAGGAGTTACGCTGAGGAAGACGCTG ACTTTTCAAAGACAATGCTTACTGAAATACAGCTAAATCCAGATGAATTTGACTACTTCCAAGTTGGAGTAGATTCTGAAGTGACGTTTTGCCTTAAAGAATTGAGG GGACTACTGGCATTTTCCGAAGCTACCCACGGTCCTGTCTCAATCCATTTTGACATATCTGGGAA ACCAGTTGCTTTCAGCATTGAAGACATGGTGCTGGAAGCCAGCTTTATTTTGGCTACGTTGTCTGACATCGACAACGGGACAGCTTCCCAGGAGCCCACATGCTGTTCACGGATTCCAGAAAG CTCAAAGGCGTACATGGGCAAATCCGAAAACTCCTCCATGGATAAGGACTGTAATGCAGAAGCAGTTGCTTCCAAAAAGCCACGGCAGAATGAAAACGAACAGAACCCAGAGCCAGCGGCACCTGCAAGTCCTGTGGCAAAACAGAATACGTGGAACTCGGGGAACGTTTTGAAACATCTTGAGGGAACAGCCATGCCCGAGCCAGATGACCAAGCAGTGCTGGAAGCAGAGTCAAGAGAAGCTCATTATCACAAG tttcagttcTTGTTCTTTGGAGCAGTTTCTCCTAAGAAGGATGCCATCAATCACACCTCCCATAGTTTAGCAACAGCTAGTGACACTGAAGAGGATTTTGGCAACATGCAGAGCTCGCAAGTTCTCTAG
- the RAD9B gene encoding cell cycle checkpoint control protein RAD9B isoform X2, whose product MFFQHYCWTAVSQPCQKEKQLSLPCKLFIKSVLPVFRCVNVLERNVEKCSIYTNTNEHHITFQLLCRNGIIKTYNLTFQECDPLQAVFAKHMCPNILKVHSRLLADIMIHFPTSQEEVTLSVTPMKVCFRSYAEEDADFSKTMLTEIQLNPDEFDYFQVGVDSEVTFCLKELRGLLAFSEATHGPVSIHFDISGKPVAFSIEDMVLEASFILATLSDIDNGTASQEPTCCSRIPESSKAYMGKSENSSMDKDCNAEAVASKKPRQNENEQNPEPAAPASPVAKQNTWNSGNVLKHLEGTAMPEPDDQAVLEAESREAHYHKFQFLFFGAVSPKKDAINHTSHSLATASDTEEDFGNMQSSQVL is encoded by the exons ATGTTTTTTCAACATTACTGTTGGACAGCTGTGTCTCAGccatgtcagaaagaaaaacagttatcACTTCCATGTAAATTATTCATTAAG tcaGTTCTTCCTGTGTTTAGATGTGTAAATGTGCTGGAAAGGAATGTagagaaatgcagcatttaTACAAATACTAATGAGCATCACAtaacttttcagcttctctgcagaaatG gtattataaaaacatataatCTGACTTTCCAAGAATGTGATCCACTGCAGGCTGTTTTTGCAAAGCACATGTGTCCAAACATACTTAAAGTCCACTCCAG gCTGCTGGCTGATATAATGATCCACTTTCCAACCAGTCAAGAAGAAGTAACTTTATCAGTTACTCCAATGAAGGTTTGTTTCAGGAGTTACGCTGAGGAAGACGCTG ACTTTTCAAAGACAATGCTTACTGAAATACAGCTAAATCCAGATGAATTTGACTACTTCCAAGTTGGAGTAGATTCTGAAGTGACGTTTTGCCTTAAAGAATTGAGG GGACTACTGGCATTTTCCGAAGCTACCCACGGTCCTGTCTCAATCCATTTTGACATATCTGGGAA ACCAGTTGCTTTCAGCATTGAAGACATGGTGCTGGAAGCCAGCTTTATTTTGGCTACGTTGTCTGACATCGACAACGGGACAGCTTCCCAGGAGCCCACATGCTGTTCACGGATTCCAGAAAG CTCAAAGGCGTACATGGGCAAATCCGAAAACTCCTCCATGGATAAGGACTGTAATGCAGAAGCAGTTGCTTCCAAAAAGCCACGGCAGAATGAAAACGAACAGAACCCAGAGCCAGCGGCACCTGCAAGTCCTGTGGCAAAACAGAATACGTGGAACTCGGGGAACGTTTTGAAACATCTTGAGGGAACAGCCATGCCCGAGCCAGATGACCAAGCAGTGCTGGAAGCAGAGTCAAGAGAAGCTCATTATCACAAG tttcagttcTTGTTCTTTGGAGCAGTTTCTCCTAAGAAGGATGCCATCAATCACACCTCCCATAGTTTAGCAACAGCTAGTGACACTGAAGAGGATTTTGGCAACATGCAGAGCTCGCAAGTTCTCTAG
- the VPS29 gene encoding vacuolar protein sorting-associated protein 29: MRSGPAWPSGGAVAAAGPGFRGEARAAAGRMLVLVLGDLHIPHRCNSLPAKFKKLLVPGKIQHILCTGNLCTKDTYDYLKTLAGDVHVVRGDFDENLNYPEQKVVTVGQFKIGLIHGHQVIPWGDMASLALLQRQFDVDILISGHTHKFEAFEHENKFYINPGSATGAYHALENNIIPSFVLMDIQASTVVTYVYQLIGDDVKVERIEYKKS; this comes from the exons ATGCGTTCGGGGCCGGCTTGGCCCAGCGGAGGCGCCGTAGCGGCGGCGGGGCCTGGCTTCCGCGGGGaggcgcgggcggcggcgggcaggatG TTGGTGTTAGTATTAGGAGATCTTCACATTCCACATCGATGCAACAGCCTCCCAGCCAAATTCAAAAAGCTGCTGGTTCCAGGAAAGATCCAACACATTCTCTGCACGGGAAACCTCTGCACCAAGGACACTTATGACTACCTCAAGACTCTGGCTGGGGATGTTCATGTTGTCAGAGGGGACTTTGATGAG AACCTGAATTATCCTGAACAGAAAGTTGTAACTGTTGGACAGTTCAAAATTGGGCTGATTCACGGCCATCAGGTCATTCCTTGGGGTGATATGGCAAGCCTGGCACTGCTACAAAGGCAGTTTGATGTGGACATCCTCATTTCAGGACATACACACAAATTTGAGGCATTtgaacatgaaaacaaattctatATCAACCCAGGATCAGCTACAGGAGCTTATCATGCCTTAGAAAA CAATATCATTCCTTCATTTGTGCTGATGGATATCCAGGCTTCTACAGTAGTTACGTATGTCTATCAACTAATTGGAGATGATGTGAAAGTAGAAAGAATTGAGTacaaaaaatcttaa